One Halorientalis litorea DNA segment encodes these proteins:
- a CDS encoding DUF5779 family protein, whose amino-acid sequence MVDIDLDLQAVEDQMESEGGEGSRIVLGVLDGTTADEEWLAEVDGGAVLVLAVEGDVNELAAGFARDISDAGGTLMKFRDFLLVTPPGVVIDTDRL is encoded by the coding sequence ATGGTCGACATCGACCTCGACTTGCAGGCAGTCGAGGACCAGATGGAGAGCGAAGGAGGCGAGGGGAGCCGCATCGTCCTCGGCGTTCTCGACGGGACGACGGCCGACGAAGAGTGGCTGGCGGAGGTCGACGGCGGTGCGGTGCTCGTCCTCGCAGTGGAGGGCGACGTGAACGAACTCGCCGCCGGGTTCGCCCGCGATATTTCCGACGCGGGGGGCACGCTGATGAAGTTCCGCGATTTCCTCCTCGTCACGCCGCCCGGCGTCGTCATCGACACCGACCGGCTGTAG
- the ilvB gene encoding biosynthetic-type acetolactate synthase large subunit, with the protein MSEQAKKPHADEVETEATRESRTQPEGESHVEPVETGADAVVKALKTAGVEYLFGVQGGAIMPVYDALYQETDMKHITMAHEQGAVHAADAYGIVTGDPGVCMATSGPGATNLVTGIADANMDSDPLIALTGQVPTDLVGNDAFQETDTIGVTQPITKFNHFAASPDEVGDDVGTAFALANEGRQGPTLVDLPKDVTQPETDVEPGKPETPDTYNPPEEADEESVEAAAETLMDADRPLILAGGGVIKGEASHELTEFATEYGIPVVTTMPGTGAFPETNDLSLEIVGMHGTGYGNLAITMTDCLLAVGTRFDDRLTGGVDSFAPDAGVIHVDIDPAEISKNVHADYPLLGDAGTVIEQLDDEMTRDPPAEAWREQCQQWKDEYPMDYEMPEDRPLKPQYVVERYDDVAPADTIVTAGVGQHQMWAWQYWTWTKPRTWVTSHGLGTMGYGFPAAIGAKIAEPDREVVAFEGDGSFLMTSQELSVAVRENLDIVIVVLNNEAVGMVRQWQDGFYEGRRMASEYPWVPEFDKLAEAYGAKGFRLEDEENVDDVIEQAREYDGPAVIDAIIDPAENVYPMVPSGGDNGLFALSEDQLDDI; encoded by the coding sequence ATGAGCGAACAGGCAAAGAAGCCACACGCGGACGAAGTCGAGACGGAAGCGACCAGAGAGTCACGCACCCAACCGGAGGGCGAGAGCCACGTCGAACCCGTCGAGACGGGTGCCGACGCCGTCGTCAAGGCGTTGAAGACGGCGGGCGTCGAGTACCTCTTCGGCGTTCAGGGTGGGGCTATCATGCCCGTCTACGACGCACTCTATCAAGAAACTGATATGAAACACATCACGATGGCCCACGAGCAGGGGGCGGTCCACGCGGCCGACGCCTACGGCATCGTGACGGGCGACCCCGGCGTCTGTATGGCGACGTCCGGCCCCGGGGCGACGAACCTCGTCACCGGCATCGCCGACGCCAACATGGACTCGGACCCGCTCATCGCGCTGACGGGGCAAGTGCCGACGGACTTGGTGGGCAACGACGCCTTCCAAGAGACAGACACTATCGGCGTCACACAGCCGATAACGAAGTTCAACCACTTCGCCGCCTCGCCGGACGAGGTGGGCGACGACGTGGGTACCGCGTTCGCGCTGGCGAACGAGGGCCGGCAGGGGCCGACGCTGGTCGACCTACCCAAGGACGTGACCCAACCGGAGACGGACGTGGAACCGGGCAAGCCGGAAACCCCGGACACGTACAACCCGCCCGAGGAAGCCGACGAGGAGAGCGTCGAGGCCGCCGCCGAGACGCTGATGGACGCCGACCGCCCGCTGATTCTGGCGGGCGGGGGCGTCATCAAGGGCGAGGCCAGCCACGAACTCACCGAGTTCGCCACCGAGTACGGCATCCCCGTGGTCACGACGATGCCGGGCACGGGCGCGTTCCCCGAGACGAACGACCTGAGCCTCGAAATCGTCGGGATGCACGGCACCGGCTACGGGAACCTCGCAATCACGATGACCGACTGCCTGCTGGCGGTCGGGACGCGCTTCGACGACCGCTTGACCGGCGGCGTCGATTCGTTCGCGCCGGACGCGGGGGTCATCCACGTCGACATCGACCCCGCCGAAATCAGCAAGAACGTCCACGCGGACTACCCGCTGTTGGGCGACGCGGGAACGGTCATCGAGCAGTTGGACGACGAGATGACCCGGGACCCGCCCGCCGAGGCGTGGCGTGAGCAGTGCCAGCAGTGGAAAGACGAGTATCCGATGGACTACGAGATGCCCGAGGACCGACCGCTCAAACCGCAGTACGTCGTCGAGCGGTACGACGACGTCGCGCCGGCGGACACCATCGTCACGGCCGGCGTGGGCCAACACCAGATGTGGGCGTGGCAGTACTGGACGTGGACCAAGCCCCGGACGTGGGTCACCTCCCACGGCCTCGGGACGATGGGGTACGGCTTCCCGGCGGCCATCGGCGCGAAGATAGCCGAACCGGACCGCGAAGTCGTCGCCTTCGAGGGTGACGGCTCGTTCCTGATGACGAGTCAGGAACTGTCCGTGGCCGTGCGGGAGAACCTCGATATCGTCATCGTCGTCCTGAACAACGAGGCGGTCGGGATGGTCCGCCAGTGGCAGGACGGCTTCTACGAGGGCCGTCGGATGGCCTCGGAGTATCCGTGGGTTCCCGAGTTCGACAAACTCGCGGAGGCGTACGGTGCCAAGGGCTTCCGACTGGAAGACGAGGAGAACGTCGACGACGTCATCGAACAGGCACGGGAGTACGACGGGCCGGCAGTCATCGACGCCATCATCGACCCCGCGGAGAACGTCTACCCGATGGTGCCAAGCGGCGGTGACAACGGCCTGTTCGCGCTCTCCGAGGACCAACTGGACGATATCTAA
- a CDS encoding PadR family transcriptional regulator, with product MHDLSAFQRDVLYVLAGLETPYGLAVKSELETYYEGEVNHGRLYPNLDELVERGYVEKGEIDRRTNSYDLTDEGWQLLADRRRWETGNLENEERAAV from the coding sequence ATGCACGACCTCAGTGCGTTCCAGCGTGACGTTCTCTACGTCCTCGCGGGACTCGAAACCCCGTACGGGCTCGCTGTCAAGTCCGAACTCGAAACCTACTACGAAGGCGAGGTGAACCATGGCCGACTCTACCCGAACCTCGACGAACTCGTGGAGCGCGGCTACGTGGAGAAAGGCGAGATAGACCGCCGAACGAACTCCTACGACTTGACCGACGAGGGGTGGCAGCTGCTCGCCGACCGTCGCCGGTGGGAGACGGGGAACCTCGAAAACGAGGAGCGCGCGGCCGTCTAA
- a CDS encoding LeuA family protein, which yields MEFFQGTLDSTSEIQEARIFDTTLRDGEQSPRTSFSYDDKREIATVLDDMGTHVIEAGFPVNSDAEFEAVRDIAADATRSTVCGLARVVEADVEAALDSGVDMVHVFVSTSDVQLQDSMHATREEAKEAAVESVERVNEAGVECMFSPMDATRTDEQFLVDVVQAADEAGADWVNIPDTVGVATPRRFYDMVGKVVDAIDARVDVHTHDDFGLAGANALSGYEAGASQAQVSVNGIGERAGNAAYEEVVMALESLYDVDTKIDTTRITELSRLVEDRSTIPVPANKPVVGENAFSHESGIHAAGIIENSDTFEPGVMTPDMVGAERELVLGKHTGHHSVRERLVDAGFDPTDEEVREVTRRVKDYGAEKQRVTMDVLEKFAREVGVKEEEVRV from the coding sequence ATCGAGTTCTTCCAGGGCACACTGGATTCCACTTCTGAGATACAAGAAGCACGGATTTTCGACACCACGCTCCGCGACGGGGAGCAGTCACCACGCACGTCGTTCTCGTACGACGACAAACGCGAGATAGCGACGGTGCTGGACGACATGGGGACCCACGTCATCGAGGCGGGGTTCCCGGTCAACTCCGACGCGGAGTTCGAGGCTGTCCGCGACATCGCGGCGGACGCCACCCGCAGTACCGTCTGTGGGTTGGCGCGTGTTGTCGAAGCAGACGTAGAGGCGGCGCTCGACTCGGGGGTCGACATGGTACACGTCTTCGTGTCCACCAGCGACGTCCAACTGCAGGACTCCATGCACGCCACCCGCGAGGAGGCGAAGGAGGCCGCAGTCGAGTCAGTCGAGCGCGTGAACGAGGCCGGTGTCGAGTGCATGTTCTCGCCCATGGACGCGACCCGGACCGACGAGCAGTTCCTCGTCGACGTGGTGCAGGCGGCCGACGAGGCCGGTGCGGACTGGGTGAACATCCCCGACACCGTCGGGGTGGCCACGCCGCGGCGGTTCTACGACATGGTCGGGAAAGTCGTCGACGCCATCGACGCGCGCGTCGACGTTCACACCCACGACGACTTCGGACTGGCGGGGGCGAACGCCCTGTCGGGCTACGAAGCGGGCGCGAGTCAGGCCCAGGTGTCGGTCAACGGCATCGGCGAGCGGGCCGGCAACGCGGCCTACGAAGAGGTCGTGATGGCCCTCGAGAGTCTCTACGATGTCGACACAAAAATCGACACGACCCGCATCACGGAGCTGTCGCGGCTGGTCGAGGACCGCTCGACGATTCCGGTCCCCGCGAACAAGCCCGTGGTCGGCGAGAACGCCTTCTCACACGAGAGCGGCATCCACGCCGCGGGTATCATCGAGAACTCCGATACCTTCGAGCCGGGCGTCATGACGCCGGACATGGTCGGGGCCGAACGCGAGTTGGTCCTCGGCAAGCACACCGGGCACCACTCCGTGCGCGAACGGCTCGTCGACGCCGGGTTCGACCCGACGGACGAGGAAGTCCGGGAAGTGACCCGCCGCGTCAAGGACTACGGTGCCGAGAAACAGCGGGTGACGATGGACGTGCTGGAGAAGTTCGCCCGCGAAGTCGGCGTCAAAGAAGAGGAGGTACGGGTCTGA
- a CDS encoding ribbon-helix-helix domain-containing protein: MTDYTTVSIPTDLADRVEDTIEGTSFSSTSDLVRFLLRSIVIQHQQRGELTESEFASIAEQLQDLGYLE; this comes from the coding sequence ATGACAGATTACACGACAGTCTCGATTCCGACGGACCTCGCGGACCGCGTCGAGGACACCATCGAGGGCACGAGTTTCTCCAGTACGAGCGACCTCGTCCGATTTCTCCTACGGAGTATCGTCATCCAACACCAACAGCGGGGCGAACTCACCGAGTCGGAGTTCGCGTCGATAGCCGAGCAACTGCAGGACCTGGGTTATCTGGAGTAG
- the ilvN gene encoding acetolactate synthase small subunit, producing MTGKLPGPAPDERARPEGRRNDQGIRIDPEAEAEHEPRMAVLSALVEHRPGVLAEVSGLFSRRQFNIESLTVGTTVDDERARMTIVIEEPEPGIEQAKKQLRKLVPVVSVRELDPDAIERELVILKVNGEDPDKVQAITEMYDGDTLDAGPRTITVEITGDDQKIDDAIDAYKQFGIREIVRTGYAALARGEQPTAEIEETVKLTADSKEVPADDD from the coding sequence ATGACAGGAAAACTCCCCGGCCCGGCCCCCGACGAGCGAGCACGACCGGAGGGGCGGCGCAACGACCAAGGGATTCGCATCGACCCGGAAGCCGAAGCCGAACACGAACCGCGCATGGCGGTGCTGTCGGCACTCGTCGAACACCGCCCCGGCGTCCTCGCCGAGGTGTCCGGCCTGTTCAGCCGTCGGCAGTTCAACATCGAGAGTCTCACCGTCGGCACGACTGTCGACGACGAGCGGGCACGGATGACCATCGTCATCGAGGAGCCGGAACCCGGCATCGAGCAGGCGAAAAAGCAACTCCGAAAGCTCGTGCCGGTCGTCTCGGTGCGGGAACTCGACCCCGACGCCATCGAGCGCGAACTGGTCATCCTCAAGGTGAACGGCGAGGACCCGGACAAGGTCCAAGCCATCACTGAGATGTACGACGGTGACACTCTGGACGCCGGACCGCGCACCATCACCGTCGAGATAACCGGCGACGACCAGAAGATAGACGACGCCATCGACGCGTACAAGCAGTTCGGCATCCGGGAAATCGTCCGAACCGGCTACGCGGCACTGGCGCGTGGCGAACAGCCGACGGCCGAGATAGAGGAGACGGTGAAGCTAACTGCGGACAGCAAGGAGGTTCCAGCGGACGATGACTGA
- a CDS encoding VOC family protein, giving the protein MLGGPRWLALEVKYLDRARSFYETFLGLEPVRETDTEVAFAAGETDLILRRPSTVPRGGLHTHYALATPFEAYDGWVDRLSERFDLVEEQFGSAKSLYFYDTEGNCVEIGQREGEGDGITGLFEVVLEVTDLDRAESFYRALGLDVMGRGDERRRVRLTAGAFDLELWEPQLGLADGRGGVHVDLGVTADDPAAAADAVAEDARSVTTLAEGVRVTDRDGHCLTFVSPE; this is encoded by the coding sequence ATGCTCGGTGGCCCACGCTGGTTGGCACTCGAAGTGAAGTACCTCGACCGTGCCCGGTCGTTCTACGAGACGTTTCTCGGCCTCGAACCGGTGCGGGAGACGGACACGGAGGTGGCGTTCGCGGCGGGCGAGACGGACCTGATTCTCCGCCGCCCCAGCACGGTCCCACGGGGCGGCCTCCACACCCACTACGCGCTTGCGACGCCGTTCGAGGCGTACGACGGCTGGGTCGACCGACTCTCCGAGCGGTTCGACCTCGTGGAAGAGCAGTTCGGGTCGGCGAAGTCCCTGTACTTCTACGACACGGAGGGCAACTGCGTCGAAATCGGCCAGCGCGAGGGTGAGGGCGACGGCATCACCGGCCTGTTCGAGGTCGTGCTAGAGGTCACCGACCTCGACCGGGCGGAGTCGTTCTACCGCGCGCTCGGGTTGGACGTGATGGGACGGGGCGACGAACGGCGCCGGGTCAGACTCACCGCTGGGGCGTTCGACCTCGAACTCTGGGAGCCACAACTTGGCCTCGCGGACGGGCGCGGCGGGGTCCACGTCGACCTCGGGGTGACGGCTGACGACCCGGCGGCGGCCGCGGACGCGGTCGCTGAGGACGCTCGCTCGGTGACGACGCTCGCGGAGGGCGTCCGGGTGACGGACCGGGACGGACACTGCCTGACGTTCGTCTCGCCCGAGTAA